A genome region from Drosophila simulans strain w501 chromosome 2R, Prin_Dsim_3.1, whole genome shotgun sequence includes the following:
- the LOC6735570 gene encoding uncharacterized protein LOC6735570 — MPRRYQTALNSAKFSAQVKTKTSDNESDSEDDLLPDQDAEDNNEPDNLRSILENAPHFSNPGLNTGMLGQLLHDYNENPKQDLPNCSVTVPLPLFLAKDGQTPRVEACVQRPCAYDDWTRHLQLNKAIFDRRYKNMRQREQKQEQSVYDASLFEMAEHIAQQENSFFRDSYDYYYTGGNLNTIPFKGNDQLAMHVSGNKLRDLHFSRDYGEAEFWQPLHSATLEESSSEVFELLPLDNLNSSQMFLARLLKEVSLYELKRKEEQDSDSKYELIRHCMFSSQVAPFTSAAQSLANANTLALASQDRSLRFVDISTQQDIAKLDVCLLKGLKKSSSTWAQLKQADGSTFHCLTQPVLFTVDVRCNLPLNPCFASGVHSKACERFSCLAKGVNPNLLYVASNHNFHCLDIRCLGKKLTDRAVVTWTHQMTYPPCFIDTCTHQNSEYIALAGLLPRDLRICEMQGAQAKCVDEMFSPAIPFAPLTLEEALIDARLGGFVDVYADIAERATTCITGMRFVPLKEASDLAFTQLLTSNSLGDVYCQRLTVRDEEEHVEQIRTGIHTAEAIRYLANSVNERVQRENIRCTQVQSIPEIRDIFRDGAKRSKPDEKPLIVEEIEIDYGIEDTDVSEDESPGSEKVKEETSESKKDGKKTPKKKSKVKPKRQPKRNAPSNKNVKKQKSISRGPWQRSAYKLTHYTDMMSTRLLDVWDMEEYDTTRDVTREMFDERIKEKEQEPEQRMANWLDQLPSQTVEPTGDEVTEGNPDMVPGTSLPKLYGATTANYSVIPVEEGLLSPKKESPVEFTHQFSILLPGQNTIIEDYPSAPPAKRPKVKHVMGF, encoded by the coding sequence ATGCCGCGACGCTACCAGACAGCTCTCAATTCGGCCAAATTCAGTGCCCAGGTCAAGACCAAAACTAGTGACAACGAATCCGATTCCGAAGACGATCTTCTGCCGGATCAAGATGCTGAGGATAACAATGAGCCAGATAATCTGCGCAGCATTTTGGAAAATGCGCCCCACTTCTCTAATCCCGGCTTGAACACTGGAATGTTGGGCCAACTCTTGCACGATTATAACGAGAATCCGAAGCAGGACTTGCCAAACTGCTCGGTTACGGTGCCGCTTCCCCTCTTCCTGGCCAAGGATGGACAGACTCCCCGTGTGGAGGCATGCGTCCAAAGGCCATGCGCCTACGACGATTGGACACGGCATTTGCAATTGAACAAGGCTATATTTGATAGGCGCTATAAAAATATGAGACAGCGTGAACAGAAGCAGGAGCAAAGTGTTTACGATGCCAGTCTGTTTGAGATGGCTGAGCACATAGCCCAGCAGGAGAATTCCTTCTTCAGGGACAGCTACGATTACTACTACACAGGCGGGAACCTAAACACGATTCCGTTTAAAGGAAACGATCAGCTGGCCATGCATGTCAGCGGTAATAAGCTCAGAGATCTGCACTTTTCCCGAGATTATGGTGAGGCGGAGTTCTGGCAACCATTGCATTCGGCTACGCTTGAGGAATCCTCCAGCGAAGTCTTCGAACTTCTTCCGCTGGACAATTTAAACAGCAGTCAAATGTTCCTGGCACGTTTGCTGAAGGAGGTTTCCCTATACGAACTTAAACGCAAAGAGGAACAGGATTCGGATTCAAAATACGAACTTATTCGCCATTGCATGTTTAGCAGTCAAGTAGCTCCTTTTACAAGCGCTGCACAATCATTGGCCAATGCCAATACATTGGCTTTAGCTAGCCAGGATCGCTCCTTGCGCTTCGTGGATATTTCGACACAACAGGATATAGCCAAGCTTGATGTTTGCTTGCTAAAAGGACTGAAGAAATCCTCGAGTACCTGGGCACAATTAAAGCAAGCCGATGGAAGCACCTTTCACTGCCTAACACAGCCTGTTTTGTTTACCGTAGACGTGCGATGCAATCTGCCTCTGAATCCCTGCTTCGCCAGCGGCGTTCACTCAAAAGCTTGCGAGAGGTTCTCTTGTTTGGCCAAGGGTGTGAATCCTAATCTCCTGTATGTGGCTAGTAATCACAACTTCCACTGTTTGGATATCAGATGCTTGGGTAAAAAACTGACCGATCGAGCTGTGGTCACCTGGACGCATCAGATGACCTATCCACCCTGTTTTATTGACACATGCACTCACCAGAACAGTGAATACATTGCGTTAGCTGGACTCTTACCCAGAGATCTGCGAATTTGTGAGATGCAAGGAGCTCAGGCAAAATGTGTCGATGAAATGTTCTCGCCAGCAATACCATTTGCGCCGCTAACCCTGGAAGAAGCTTTAATAGATGCTCGCTTGGGAGGATTTGTGGATGTCTATGCTGATATAGCAGAGCGGGCAACCACCTGCATTACGGGAATGCGCTTCGTTCCCTTAAAGGAGGCCAGTGATCTAGCTTTTACCCAGCTGCTAACCTCCAACAGCTTGGGAGATGTTTACTGCCAAAGACTAACGGTTAGAGATGAAGAGGAGCACGTCGAGCAGATCAGAACCGGAATTCACACCGCGGAAGCCATACGCTACCTTGCCAATTCCGTTAATGAGCGCGTCCAACGCGAGAACATCCGCTGCACACAAGTCCAGTCGATACCAGAGATAAGAGACATCTTTCGAGATGGTGCCAAAAGATCAAAACCTGACGAAAAACCTCTAATCGTAGAGGAGATCGAAATTGACTATGGAATAGAAGATACGGATGTTTCCGAAGATGAAAGCCCAGGCTCTGAAAAGGTAAAGGAAGAAACTTCGGAGTCCAAGAAAGATGGTAAGAAAACGCCTAAGAAAAAATCCAAGGTGAAACCAAAACGGCAACCCAAAAGGAATGCTCCCAgtaacaaaaatgttaaaaagcAGAAGAGCATCAGTCGCGGTCCCTGGCAGAGATCCGCTTACAAGCTGACCCACTACACGGACATGATGTCGACCCGTTTGCTGGACGTGTGGGATATGGAGGAGTACGACACCACACGAGACGTAACCAGAGAAATGTTCGATGAGCGAATtaaggagaaggagcaggaacCGGAACAACGCATGGCCAATTGGTTGGACCAATTGCCCAGTCAGACAGTTGAACCCACTGGGGACGAGGTGACCGAGGGAAATCCCGACATGGTTCCCGGCACAAGTCTTCCAAAGCTATATGGCGCCACCACAGCGAACTACTCAGTGATCCCAGTTGAAGAGGGCCTTTTGAGTCCCAAAAAGGAATCGCCTGTTGAATTTACCCACCAGTTTTCGATCTTGCTGCCCGGACAGAATACTATCATCGAGGACTATCCCAGTGCCCCGCCCGCTAAGAGGCCCAAGGTGAAACACGTCATGGGTTTCTAG